The proteins below are encoded in one region of Cystobacter ferrugineus:
- a CDS encoding DUF2379 family protein: MGGHSSQSAQNARTTQEVRHKGGSRCRQAFSPQTPKDALRGLSTATALLREIRQRIRDGSHRLGDALDRAGTLQKKGDLDGAQQAMRDLLAVEVVPQYRQMAEENLAGLDRPPLAS, encoded by the coding sequence GTGGGTGGGCATTCAAGCCAAAGTGCGCAAAACGCCCGCACGACTCAGGAAGTCCGACATAAAGGAGGCAGTCGATGCCGCCAAGCATTTTCTCCCCAAACTCCGAAAGACGCTTTGCGCGGCCTGTCCACCGCTACGGCGTTGCTCAGGGAGATCCGCCAGCGCATCCGGGATGGGTCACATCGACTTGGGGATGCCTTGGACCGGGCGGGCACACTCCAGAAGAAAGGGGACCTCGACGGGGCACAGCAAGCCATGCGCGACCTGCTCGCCGTGGAGGTCGTGCCGCAATACCGCCAGATGGCCGAGGAGAACCTGGCGGGCCTCGACAGACCGCCCTTGGCGTCGTAA
- a CDS encoding DUSAM domain-containing protein, with amino-acid sequence MAEETDLDEVWALSRRVLEDGASLELTDETRGLILRTAQKVAIGQRDAEDALRSLPTATALLREIRHRIGEGSRRLSRARNRAYELRDAGDLDGARQLMHDVLAVEVVPLYREQAETLLDQFTGLSEVLATGRLNPDLPDRPQLAVFAQRLQQGHALELTDDLRDLLRRTAPTAAITETETEEALKSPEGAKALMGMILSRFRDAKRRFLRAMFRMTSLRDSGDIEGARQQMRDVLAVETVPRFRQAAEEQLRGLDSPPPKS; translated from the coding sequence ATGGCCGAAGAAACGGACTTGGACGAGGTATGGGCGCTGTCTCGTAGGGTTCTTGAGGACGGCGCATCCCTCGAACTGACCGACGAAACGCGCGGCCTTATTTTGCGGACTGCTCAAAAGGTGGCCATAGGTCAGCGGGACGCGGAAGATGCTCTGCGCAGCCTGCCCACCGCAACGGCGCTGCTCAGGGAGATCCGTCACCGCATCGGGGAGGGGTCGCGGCGACTCAGCAGGGCCCGAAACCGAGCATACGAACTACGGGACGCGGGCGATCTCGACGGGGCGCGGCAGCTCATGCATGACGTACTCGCCGTGGAGGTTGTGCCCCTCTACCGGGAGCAGGCCGAAACCCTGCTCGATCAATTCACCGGGCTTTCGGAAGTGCTCGCAACCGGGCGGCTCAATCCGGACCTACCCGACCGGCCGCAACTCGCCGTTTTCGCGCAACGCCTCCAGCAGGGGCACGCCCTGGAACTCACCGACGACTTGCGCGACCTTCTACGCCGGACCGCCCCCACGGCAGCCATCACCGAGACCGAAACCGAAGAGGCCCTCAAGAGTCCGGAAGGCGCCAAGGCTCTGATGGGGATGATTCTCTCTCGTTTCCGGGATGCCAAACGCCGATTCCTGCGCGCCATGTTCCGGATGACGAGCCTCCGGGACTCGGGTGACATCGAAGGTGCGCGCCAGCAGATGCGTGACGTGCTCGCCGTTGAGACCGTGCCGCGATTCCGTCAGGCAGCCGAGGAACAGCTACGGGGCCTCGACAGTCCACCCCCGAAGTCGTGA
- the yjjJ gene encoding type II toxin-antitoxin system HipA family toxin YjjJ, with translation MSSLERMLGVLARLQVAQAKELASELGVSQPTVSRLIQEAGERVCRMGQTRATRYARTRSLPRLGTRQPLHRISETGKVERFGEMHLLEGGHHWFTLEQGRSWLHLPEGTGALFEGLPPFIVDMCPQGYVGRTFSRQHPELGLPLRLGDWNDDHHLIALAVHGADCVGNLILGEDSLNQWLAHPREPTDRGIYPELARRSDREQPGSSAGGEHPKFLTFSGGRHVLVKFASSDEGAISRRWRDLLVCESLALEVIREAGIEAATAHWFDEGDYRFLEVERFDRVGERGRRGMISLKALDNEYIGDMGPGSSWTSVAPKLQAAGFIHAEDARRMRWLDVFGQLTGNDDRHFGNLSFLETGEGRLRLAPTYDMLPMRFVPSATAVVDRPFVPDPPTARTLDIWPEAAHHASLFWTRVIEHEALSDGFRALARQCREALEALRERLPL, from the coding sequence ATGAGTTCGCTCGAACGGATGCTGGGAGTGCTGGCCCGTCTGCAGGTGGCGCAGGCGAAGGAGCTGGCGAGCGAGCTGGGCGTGTCCCAACCCACGGTGTCGCGCCTCATCCAGGAAGCGGGCGAGCGTGTGTGCCGGATGGGCCAGACGCGAGCCACCCGCTACGCGCGCACGCGCTCACTGCCGCGGCTCGGCACCCGGCAGCCCCTCCATCGGATCAGCGAGACAGGGAAGGTTGAGCGGTTCGGGGAAATGCACCTGCTGGAGGGAGGACACCACTGGTTCACGCTGGAGCAAGGACGTTCCTGGCTCCACCTCCCCGAGGGCACCGGAGCCCTGTTCGAGGGCCTCCCGCCTTTCATCGTCGACATGTGTCCCCAGGGGTACGTGGGGCGGACATTCAGCAGGCAGCACCCCGAGTTGGGACTGCCGCTCCGCCTTGGAGATTGGAACGATGATCACCACCTCATCGCCCTGGCCGTGCATGGGGCGGATTGCGTCGGCAATCTCATCCTGGGTGAGGACTCGCTGAATCAGTGGCTCGCCCACCCACGCGAACCAACCGATCGCGGCATATACCCGGAGCTGGCCCGCCGCTCCGACCGGGAGCAGCCCGGTTCTTCCGCGGGAGGAGAACACCCCAAGTTCCTCACGTTCTCGGGAGGACGGCATGTGCTGGTCAAGTTCGCGAGCAGCGATGAGGGCGCGATCTCCCGCCGGTGGAGGGATCTGCTGGTGTGTGAAAGCCTCGCGCTCGAGGTGATTCGAGAGGCGGGCATCGAAGCCGCCACGGCGCACTGGTTCGACGAGGGCGACTACCGCTTCCTGGAGGTCGAGCGCTTCGACCGCGTGGGAGAGAGAGGAAGACGCGGGATGATCTCGCTCAAGGCCCTGGACAACGAATACATCGGCGACATGGGCCCCGGGTCCTCGTGGACGAGTGTTGCACCGAAGCTCCAGGCGGCGGGATTCATCCACGCCGAGGACGCAAGGCGCATGCGGTGGCTCGATGTCTTCGGGCAGCTCACCGGCAACGATGATCGCCACTTTGGCAATCTGAGCTTTCTGGAAACAGGCGAGGGTCGGCTTCGGCTCGCACCCACGTATGACATGCTACCGATGCGGTTCGTGCCCTCGGCGACAGCGGTGGTTGACCGCCCCTTCGTGCCGGATCCTCCCACCGCGAGAACACTCGACATCTGGCCGGAGGCCGCCCACCACGCGAGCCTGTTCTGGACCCGGGTCATCGAGCACGAGGCGCTCAGCGATGGCTTCCGGGCCCTCGCCAGACAATGCAGGGAGGCGCTGGAGGCACTCCGGGAACGACTACCTCTCTGA
- a CDS encoding alpha/beta hydrolase, with protein MAIAHEEGFFESTHGVRLHGQAWRPPGEPRSVVGIVHGVGEHGGRFTNVVEALVSRGHAVHAVDLRGYGRSSGQRGHVMSWSEYQDDMRAFLKQLSTREPGKPVFLYGHSMGGLVVLDYVLRHPEGLAGIIISGAALESVGVARPWLVNSARLFSRLLPRLPLPVPLEAELLSSDPAWVKRYREDPLVHRKGTARWAVEAIDANEWIKAHAADLRVPLLMLHGAEDRINTVEGSRRFFDAVKLTDKKLHLVPGGYHEPHNDPGKEQVFELVEEFLSAHLPR; from the coding sequence ATGGCGATTGCGCATGAGGAAGGGTTCTTCGAGAGCACACACGGGGTACGGCTGCACGGCCAGGCCTGGCGGCCCCCAGGCGAACCGCGCTCGGTGGTGGGAATCGTCCACGGAGTGGGCGAACACGGCGGCCGGTTCACGAACGTGGTGGAAGCGCTCGTCTCGAGGGGCCACGCGGTCCATGCAGTCGATCTCCGGGGGTATGGCCGCTCGTCGGGGCAGCGCGGACACGTGATGTCGTGGTCCGAGTACCAGGACGACATGCGCGCCTTCCTGAAACAGCTCTCCACGCGCGAGCCCGGCAAGCCCGTCTTCCTGTACGGCCACAGCATGGGGGGCCTGGTGGTGCTGGACTACGTGCTGCGCCACCCCGAGGGGCTCGCGGGAATCATCATCAGCGGCGCGGCGCTGGAGTCGGTGGGGGTGGCGAGGCCCTGGCTGGTGAACTCGGCGCGGCTCTTCTCGCGCCTCCTGCCCCGGCTGCCGCTCCCGGTGCCCCTGGAAGCCGAGTTGCTGAGCAGCGATCCGGCCTGGGTGAAGCGCTACCGGGAGGATCCGCTGGTGCACCGCAAGGGCACGGCTCGCTGGGCGGTGGAGGCCATCGACGCCAACGAGTGGATCAAGGCCCACGCCGCGGATCTGCGCGTGCCCCTGTTGATGCTGCATGGTGCCGAGGACCGCATCAACACCGTGGAGGGCTCGCGGCGCTTCTTCGACGCGGTGAAGCTGACGGACAAGAAGCTGCACCTGGTGCCGGGCGGCTACCACGAGCCCCACAACGACCCCGGCAAGGAGCAGGTGTTCGAGCTGGTGGAGGAGTTCCTGAGCGCCCACCTGCCCCGGTGA
- a CDS encoding methyltransferase domain-containing protein: MTATSTIFSDFHDIDQATTSKEAVRFLDALNTSQQVQEMQQLTHRMLGVAPGQRILDAGCGVGDVTRELATLVGPKGHVVGVDLSEAMLAEARARTEGTGLSVEYLKADVHALDFPSESFDRCRSSRVFIYLDDPREALSELLRLTRPGGAVVLFEPEFDTWALDGPDRGVVRALIHFWTDQLRNPWIGRQLPRLFHSLGVKQVAMRPVVGTWVPRMLETFGMYPVLEKAIAEKVVTREQVNDWLQFLKEGEKNDSFYGCMAGMVVRGIKPGP; this comes from the coding sequence GTGACTGCCACTTCAACCATTTTTTCGGATTTCCATGACATCGATCAGGCCACGACCTCGAAGGAGGCCGTGCGCTTCCTGGATGCGCTGAACACGTCCCAGCAGGTGCAGGAGATGCAGCAGCTCACGCACCGCATGCTGGGAGTGGCGCCCGGCCAGCGCATCCTGGACGCGGGCTGCGGCGTGGGTGATGTCACCCGGGAGCTGGCCACGCTGGTGGGCCCCAAGGGCCACGTGGTGGGCGTGGACCTGAGCGAGGCGATGCTGGCCGAGGCCCGCGCGCGCACGGAGGGCACGGGGCTGTCCGTGGAGTATCTCAAGGCAGACGTCCACGCCCTGGACTTCCCCTCGGAGAGCTTCGATCGCTGCCGCTCTTCCCGCGTCTTCATCTATCTGGATGACCCCCGCGAGGCGCTGAGCGAGCTGTTGCGGCTCACCCGTCCGGGCGGGGCGGTGGTGCTCTTCGAACCCGAGTTCGACACCTGGGCGTTGGATGGACCGGATCGCGGGGTGGTGCGCGCGCTGATCCACTTCTGGACGGATCAGCTCCGCAACCCATGGATTGGCCGGCAGCTCCCGCGGCTGTTCCACTCGCTGGGCGTGAAGCAGGTGGCGATGCGGCCCGTGGTGGGCACATGGGTGCCGCGCATGCTGGAGACGTTCGGCATGTACCCGGTGCTGGAGAAGGCCATCGCCGAGAAGGTGGTGACACGGGAGCAGGTGAATGACTGGCTCCAGTTCCTGAAGGAAGGCGAGAAGAACGACAGCTTCTACGGCTGCATGGCCGGCATGGTGGTGCGCGGCATCAAACCGGGTCCCTGA
- a CDS encoding MBL fold metallo-hydrolase translates to MRIHHLNCVTMCPPGGALMDGRQRPKGVPAALVCHCLLVETEQGLLLVDTGFGMQDVLHPRPRLSSFFLGLNRPQLHEGLTAVRQIERLGFKASDVRHIVLTHLDFDHAGGLDDFPMARVHVMNAEVEAAAAQRTWLDRERFRPRQWRTQPHWVTYAMPRGGERWFGFECVRELSGLPPEILLVPLVGHTLGHAGVAIQQPDGWLLHAGDAYFHHQEMNPDRPTCTPGLLLYQELMQKDGRMRRLNQERLRSLVRYHDRDVKVFCAHDAVEFERLEEAARSHEEHALRGLGSVTPELGMMEPTLPT, encoded by the coding sequence ATGCGCATCCATCATCTGAATTGCGTGACCATGTGTCCCCCTGGCGGAGCGTTGATGGATGGCCGACAGCGGCCCAAGGGCGTCCCGGCGGCGCTGGTGTGCCACTGCCTGCTGGTGGAAACGGAGCAGGGGCTGCTGCTGGTGGACACGGGCTTTGGCATGCAGGACGTGCTGCACCCGAGGCCCCGGCTGAGTTCCTTCTTCCTCGGACTCAACCGGCCGCAGCTCCACGAGGGCCTGACGGCGGTGCGGCAGATCGAACGGCTGGGCTTCAAGGCCAGCGATGTGCGGCACATCGTGCTGACGCACCTGGACTTCGACCATGCGGGAGGACTGGATGACTTCCCGATGGCGCGGGTGCACGTGATGAACGCCGAGGTGGAGGCCGCGGCGGCACAGCGCACGTGGCTGGACCGCGAGCGCTTCCGGCCGAGGCAGTGGAGGACGCAGCCGCACTGGGTGACGTACGCGATGCCGCGTGGGGGCGAGCGCTGGTTCGGCTTCGAGTGCGTGCGCGAGCTGTCGGGCCTGCCGCCGGAGATCCTCCTGGTGCCGCTGGTGGGGCACACCCTGGGACACGCGGGCGTGGCGATCCAGCAGCCGGACGGATGGCTGCTGCACGCCGGGGACGCGTACTTCCATCATCAGGAGATGAATCCGGATCGCCCCACGTGCACGCCGGGGCTCCTCCTGTACCAGGAGCTGATGCAGAAGGATGGGCGGATGCGCCGGCTCAACCAGGAGCGGCTGCGCTCGCTGGTGCGCTACCATGACCGGGACGTGAAGGTGTTCTGCGCGCATGACGCCGTGGAGTTCGAACGCCTGGAGGAAGCGGCGCGCTCCCACGAGGAACATGCCTTGCGCGGCCTGGGCTCGGTGACGCCGGAGCTGGGCATGATGGAGCCCACCTTGCCCACTTGA
- a CDS encoding heavy metal translocating P-type ATPase, with translation MSEPKKSARFSNIREKKPHVHGPGCKHDHAHDHGHDHAHEPHVHGPGCKHGHDHGHGHAHAHEDKPHVHGPGCNHDHDHGHHHHAPRPKRIRPPGNRPAEGGGTALQLDLEGALPGETDEVGRFEKLEAALKSHHGVTDVHLRRDAGHTEVCIHYQPEGVAPQQLLTLAQYTSATVAGRYHHHTWFVRGMDSGDAAAVIEHAVSRMNGILSASVAYASERLVVEYDREALTLEDVEARVKSLGYGLEVPTAGHVCSHHAHGGGLAPLLEMPLVVAAGVLLAVGWLLERFAPVPALVPTLVWALSMASGGFFAIKGSVQSLLQRRIDIETMMVVAALGAAVLGAWFEGAFLLFLFSAGHALEHRAMDKARRSIESLSALRPEVARVRRGEELVELPVEEVAQGARIVVRPGDRVPLDGIIREGKSSLDQAAITGESIPVAKQPGDEVFSGTINCEALLEVEVTRPASESVLARVVDMVAQAEAQKGPNQRFAQRLERTFAPLVMIAALVFPVVLVLLGTPLKEAVLRAVALLVAASPCALAISTPSAVLSAVAAAARGGVLVKGGIYLELLAGVRAIAFDKTGTLTVGRPQLLTASPTPGVSREELLGTAAAVESLSAHPLAHAVVQAASREGLSLPPGAKDLEAIHGQGIRAKLGEEAVEVGNLALFAGQPLPPELAPEVNRLEEAGQTTMVVRRGSRFLGVLGVADTLRSGAQQTVQELKRAGIERTVMLSGDNARVARSIASRVGLDEARAPLMPADKVTAVRELGKERSVAMVGDGVNDAPALAAAAVGVAMGGAGSDAALETADVVLMSDDLSRLPFALGLARAATSVMRQNLMIALGVSGVLIIAAILGLTRISEAVVLHEGSTLLVVANGLRLLGYKSSGPRDASEVPAVSQPTAG, from the coding sequence ATGTCCGAGCCCAAGAAGAGCGCCCGCTTCAGCAACATCCGGGAGAAGAAGCCGCACGTGCACGGCCCCGGCTGCAAGCACGACCATGCTCATGACCACGGCCATGACCATGCGCACGAGCCCCACGTGCACGGCCCCGGCTGCAAGCACGGCCACGACCATGGCCACGGCCATGCCCACGCGCACGAGGACAAGCCGCACGTCCACGGCCCGGGCTGCAACCATGACCACGACCACGGTCACCACCACCACGCGCCCCGGCCGAAGCGGATCCGCCCGCCCGGCAACCGGCCCGCGGAAGGTGGAGGCACCGCGCTCCAATTGGACCTGGAAGGCGCGCTCCCGGGCGAGACCGATGAAGTCGGCCGCTTCGAGAAGCTGGAAGCGGCCCTGAAGTCCCACCACGGTGTCACCGACGTGCACCTGCGGCGCGACGCGGGCCACACCGAGGTGTGCATCCACTACCAGCCCGAGGGCGTGGCGCCCCAGCAACTGCTCACGCTCGCCCAGTACACCAGCGCCACCGTGGCCGGGCGCTACCACCACCACACCTGGTTCGTGCGCGGCATGGACTCGGGCGACGCGGCGGCCGTCATCGAGCACGCCGTGAGCCGCATGAACGGCATCCTCTCGGCGAGCGTGGCGTACGCCAGCGAGCGGCTCGTGGTCGAGTACGACCGCGAGGCCCTCACCCTCGAGGACGTCGAGGCCCGGGTGAAGTCGCTCGGCTACGGGCTGGAAGTGCCCACCGCGGGCCATGTCTGCTCGCACCATGCCCATGGTGGCGGCCTCGCTCCCCTGCTCGAGATGCCCCTCGTCGTGGCCGCCGGCGTGCTGCTCGCCGTGGGCTGGCTGCTCGAGCGCTTCGCCCCCGTGCCCGCCCTGGTCCCCACGCTCGTCTGGGCCCTGTCCATGGCCAGCGGTGGCTTCTTCGCCATCAAGGGCTCGGTGCAGTCGCTGCTCCAGCGGCGCATCGACATCGAGACCATGATGGTGGTGGCGGCCCTGGGCGCGGCGGTGCTCGGCGCCTGGTTCGAGGGCGCCTTCCTGCTCTTCCTCTTCAGCGCGGGCCACGCGCTCGAGCACCGGGCGATGGACAAGGCCCGCCGGTCCATCGAGTCGCTCAGCGCCCTGCGTCCCGAGGTAGCTCGCGTGCGCCGGGGCGAGGAGCTCGTCGAGCTTCCCGTGGAAGAGGTGGCCCAGGGCGCGCGCATCGTCGTGCGCCCCGGCGACCGCGTGCCCCTGGACGGCATCATCCGCGAGGGCAAGAGCTCGCTGGATCAGGCCGCCATCACCGGCGAGTCCATCCCCGTGGCCAAACAACCCGGCGACGAGGTGTTCAGCGGCACCATCAACTGCGAGGCCCTGCTGGAGGTGGAGGTGACGCGGCCCGCCTCGGAGTCGGTGCTCGCGCGGGTGGTGGACATGGTCGCCCAGGCCGAGGCCCAGAAGGGCCCCAACCAGCGCTTCGCCCAGCGCCTGGAGCGCACGTTCGCCCCCCTGGTGATGATCGCCGCGCTCGTCTTCCCGGTGGTGCTCGTGCTGCTCGGCACCCCGCTCAAGGAGGCCGTCCTGCGCGCGGTGGCGCTGCTCGTGGCGGCCTCACCCTGCGCGCTCGCCATCTCCACGCCCTCGGCGGTGCTGTCCGCGGTGGCGGCGGCGGCGCGCGGCGGCGTGCTCGTCAAGGGTGGCATCTACCTGGAGCTGCTCGCGGGCGTGCGCGCCATCGCCTTCGACAAGACGGGCACGCTCACCGTGGGCCGGCCCCAGCTCCTCACCGCCTCGCCCACCCCGGGTGTGTCCCGCGAGGAGCTGCTCGGCACCGCCGCGGCCGTCGAGTCGCTCTCCGCCCATCCGCTCGCCCACGCCGTGGTGCAGGCCGCCTCGCGCGAGGGCCTCTCGCTGCCCCCGGGCGCCAAGGATCTCGAGGCCATCCACGGCCAGGGCATCCGCGCGAAGCTCGGCGAGGAGGCCGTGGAGGTAGGCAACCTCGCGCTCTTCGCGGGCCAGCCGCTTCCCCCCGAGCTCGCCCCCGAGGTGAACCGGCTCGAGGAGGCGGGGCAGACGACCATGGTGGTGCGCCGCGGGTCGCGCTTCCTCGGCGTGCTCGGGGTGGCGGACACGTTGCGCTCGGGCGCGCAACAGACCGTCCAGGAACTCAAGCGAGCGGGCATCGAGCGCACGGTGATGCTCTCTGGAGACAACGCGCGCGTCGCCCGCTCCATCGCCTCGCGGGTGGGGCTCGACGAGGCACGCGCCCCGCTGATGCCCGCCGACAAGGTCACCGCGGTGCGCGAGCTGGGCAAGGAGCGCTCGGTGGCCATGGTCGGCGATGGGGTGAACGACGCCCCCGCGCTCGCCGCCGCCGCGGTGGGTGTGGCCATGGGGGGTGCCGGCTCGGACGCGGCGCTGGAGACCGCCGACGTGGTGCTCATGAGCGATGACCTGTCGCGGCTGCCCTTCGCCCTGGGTCTCGCCCGCGCCGCCACGTCGGTGATGCGGCAGAACCTGATGATCGCCCTCGGGGTGAGTGGCGTGCTGATCATCGCCGCCATCCTCGGGCTCACGCGGATCAGCGAGGCGGTGGTGCTCCACGAGGGCAGCACGCTCCTGGTGGTCGCCAACGGCCTGCGCCTGCTCGGCTACAAGTCCTCGGGTCCGCGCGATGCGTCCGAGGTGCCCGCCGTCAGCCAACCCACCGCGGGCTAG
- a CDS encoding anti-phage dCTP deaminase has product MAGEGPQNNLSKDKKDEFNRRAAQSAPELVIGLVGAIGTDLEAVSKVLSTALMAEAAYQARTIRLSSLLHEIEGLGVDLNSKGDKLSYYEKHMEAGTKLRQMMGRADAMAWLALSAIRQARDELLMADRRNGRRAYILHSLKRREEVESLRKIYGPAFFLMSAYAPRDKRVDKLTRSISESRGQRRPMDMRSEAEALVRTDERELDEPMGQDVQRAFPEADVFIDATNPREMDRSIRRFVRLIFGHPFHTPTQSEWGIFFAKAAAMRSAALGRQVGSAITTPTGELLAVGTNEVPKAGGGLYWEGDEPDGRDFVGGVDTSDRHKHDLISELLRLLQEKQWLSDAYRTMDVQELRTQVLKKDAEGTGPWRDSRVTNLIEFMRPVHAEMAALMEAARRGVSVQGSVMYVTTFPCHECARHIIAAGISRVVYVDPYPKSLAADLYSDSVSLEGSEGGSTGKVIFSPFVGVAPRRYMEFFELKGERKDKDGSVVAWVPTEVVPKHPGNYTVYRAMEVEHLGRFASIVERIGLNFRTAVEPGEEDSSE; this is encoded by the coding sequence ATGGCCGGTGAAGGACCGCAGAACAATCTGTCCAAAGACAAAAAAGACGAGTTCAATCGACGAGCCGCGCAATCAGCGCCGGAGCTTGTCATCGGCCTGGTTGGCGCCATCGGGACAGACCTGGAAGCAGTTTCCAAGGTGCTTTCCACGGCCTTGATGGCAGAGGCGGCCTATCAGGCGAGAACCATCCGGCTCTCGTCCTTGCTGCACGAAATCGAAGGACTCGGCGTCGACCTGAACTCGAAGGGGGACAAGCTCTCCTATTACGAGAAGCACATGGAGGCGGGAACCAAACTGCGCCAGATGATGGGGCGCGCGGACGCGATGGCGTGGCTGGCCTTGAGTGCCATCCGGCAGGCGAGGGATGAGCTGCTCATGGCGGATCGTCGCAACGGGCGGCGTGCGTACATCCTGCATTCGCTCAAGCGACGGGAGGAAGTCGAGTCACTCCGAAAAATCTATGGTCCCGCTTTCTTCCTCATGTCGGCTTATGCCCCGAGAGACAAGCGGGTCGACAAGCTCACCCGGAGCATCTCCGAGAGCCGTGGTCAACGGCGTCCGATGGATATGCGCAGCGAGGCGGAAGCCCTCGTACGTACCGATGAACGCGAGCTGGACGAGCCCATGGGTCAGGACGTCCAACGGGCCTTTCCCGAAGCGGATGTTTTCATCGACGCGACGAATCCGAGGGAAATGGACCGCAGCATCCGGCGCTTCGTACGGCTCATCTTTGGCCACCCCTTCCATACGCCCACCCAGAGTGAATGGGGCATCTTCTTCGCGAAGGCCGCGGCCATGCGCTCCGCGGCCTTGGGACGGCAAGTGGGTTCGGCCATCACGACTCCAACGGGGGAACTCCTCGCCGTGGGCACCAATGAAGTCCCCAAGGCCGGGGGAGGTTTGTACTGGGAGGGCGACGAGCCAGATGGACGCGACTTCGTGGGAGGTGTGGATACGAGTGACCGGCACAAGCACGACCTCATCTCCGAACTCCTCCGGCTCTTGCAGGAAAAGCAGTGGCTGTCCGACGCCTACCGCACGATGGATGTGCAGGAACTGCGCACGCAGGTCTTGAAGAAAGACGCGGAGGGAACAGGACCCTGGCGGGACTCGCGCGTGACGAATCTCATCGAGTTCATGCGTCCTGTTCACGCGGAGATGGCCGCGCTCATGGAGGCCGCACGGCGCGGTGTATCCGTCCAGGGGAGTGTGATGTACGTCACCACCTTCCCCTGCCACGAGTGTGCGCGGCACATCATTGCCGCGGGCATCTCCCGTGTCGTCTACGTCGATCCCTACCCCAAGAGCCTCGCGGCGGACCTCTACTCAGACTCCGTTTCCCTGGAAGGATCGGAGGGAGGCTCCACCGGGAAGGTCATCTTCTCGCCGTTCGTGGGTGTGGCGCCGAGGCGATACATGGAGTTCTTCGAACTCAAGGGAGAGCGGAAGGACAAGGACGGCAGTGTGGTCGCCTGGGTGCCCACGGAGGTAGTTCCGAAACATCCAGGAAACTACACTGTGTACCGGGCCATGGAGGTTGAACATCTTGGTCGATTCGCCTCCATTGTGGAACGAATCGGACTTAACTTCAGGACGGCGGTGGAACCAGGTGAGGAGGACTCCAGTGAGTAA
- a CDS encoding VWA domain-containing protein, with the protein MAGHEVIMKPFSDVHRLGNKVVATLLHDPTVEGLDVALYMDGSASMEDEYGPRGILAKLAPVKNLVEPQMRWMLEYLANKDRDGKVRVAYWATGDGSQLEEVGELTGPQGKDFRFPGPRAYGKATVMLPVLRDFVAHMKQQVQVGARRGLAVIITDSQISDAPNVMAYATQVAKEIASGRLPRMNFVFVGVGEQVDEEQMEEISHETYPGVGHLWCHRIADRMEEMAELVAVLVDETMTVAAGGTVYDEQGNTLKTYEGRLPAVLEFDVPATCKAFTLEVAGQRFTQPIPEEHEEDEDHHEEERAPEPEPVSAPAPRRKHRGHGH; encoded by the coding sequence ATGGCGGGCCATGAAGTCATCATGAAGCCGTTCTCGGACGTCCACCGCCTGGGCAACAAGGTGGTGGCCACACTGCTGCATGATCCGACGGTGGAGGGGCTCGACGTGGCCCTCTACATGGACGGCTCGGCGAGCATGGAGGACGAGTACGGACCACGCGGCATCCTCGCCAAGCTCGCGCCGGTGAAGAACCTGGTCGAGCCGCAGATGCGCTGGATGCTCGAGTACCTGGCCAACAAGGACCGGGACGGCAAGGTGCGCGTGGCCTACTGGGCCACGGGTGACGGCAGCCAGCTCGAGGAGGTGGGCGAGCTGACCGGCCCCCAGGGCAAGGACTTCCGCTTCCCCGGCCCACGCGCCTACGGCAAGGCCACGGTGATGCTGCCCGTCTTGCGTGACTTCGTGGCCCACATGAAGCAGCAGGTCCAGGTGGGCGCCCGGCGGGGCCTGGCCGTCATCATCACCGACTCGCAGATCTCCGACGCGCCCAACGTCATGGCCTACGCCACGCAGGTGGCCAAGGAGATCGCCTCCGGCCGCCTGCCGCGGATGAACTTCGTGTTCGTCGGCGTGGGCGAGCAGGTGGACGAGGAGCAGATGGAGGAGATCTCCCACGAGACCTACCCGGGCGTGGGCCACCTGTGGTGCCACCGCATCGCCGACCGCATGGAGGAGATGGCGGAGCTCGTCGCGGTGCTCGTGGACGAGACCATGACGGTCGCCGCCGGCGGCACCGTCTATGACGAGCAGGGCAACACCCTGAAGACCTACGAGGGCCGGCTGCCCGCGGTGCTCGAGTTCGACGTGCCCGCCACGTGCAAGGCCTTCACCCTGGAGGTCGCGGGCCAGCGCTTCACCCAGCCCATCCCCGAGGAGCACGAGGAGGATGAGGACCACCACGAGGAGGAGCGCGCCCCCGAGCCCGAGCCGGTGAGCGCCCCCGCCCCCCGCAGGAAGCACCGCGGTCACGGCCACTAG